The following proteins are encoded in a genomic region of Phaeodactylum tricornutum CCAP 1055/1 chromosome 1, whole genome shotgun sequence:
- a CDS encoding predicted protein, with product MTGHRSASAPEQEHTHSLSVPISLGRPSLRLRLEAYYALISPDQISNNASWKERFNQIWRKFGGSVEGERNLATKLSKKYGTAIRLQTVDLTRTTAADTGTSKSAWKRKEAYYDPKQSQQKSGVLDFGSQRFDPNATLAAPLSHVERDNVFVVSCPLLDRVELCKGLLPCSDPLYQRSKKRERSGISVQVKNDESTKKVKPPSCFAEIAQDLQEGPFALMYNTFVHKQRVRVVLRYVNGIRGIVTGYLVAFDKHFNLILRDVEEVYSKRAERGFEQSNAEMELRRRRTNLYRATDHLDWCSRRRCMRQIMVRGDNVVIVYRAKDERSALHENSSLFQGDQHVSANDAPQ from the exons ATGACGGGCCATCGGTCAGCATCTGCTCCAGAACAAGAACACACACATTCACTTTCAGTCCCAATCTCGCTCGGTAGACCTTCTTTACGCCTCAGACTTGAAGCATATTATGCATTGATTTCGCCCGACCAAATATCTAACAACgcttcttggaaagaacgctttAACCAAATTTGGAGAAAATTCGGAGGATCTGTGGAAGGCGAACGGAATCTTGCTACTAAGTTGTCCAAAAAGTATGGCACCGCTATCCGATTACAAACCGTAGACTTGACACGAACAACTGCCGCGGATACGGGGACGTCGAAGTCGGCgtggaaaaggaaggaagCCTATTACGATCCAAAGCAATCGCAACAAAAGAGTGGAGTTTTGGACTTTGGCTCGCAGAGATTTGATCCCAATGCAACCCTAGCAGCGCCTTTATCACATGTTGAGCGCGATAATGTGTTTGTCGTGTCTTGTCCTTTGCTTGACCGTGTCGAACTTTGTAAAGGGCTCCTTCCTTGCTCAGATCCTCTATATCAACGATCAAAAAAGAGAGAACGATCGGGCATCTCTGTGCAAGTAAAAAATGATGaatcgacgaagaaggtTAAACCTCCCTCCTGTTTCGCAGAGATAGCCCAGGATCTCCAAGAAGGTCCATTTGCACTGATGTATAACACCTTTGTCCACAAGCAGCGCGTTCGCGTTGTTCTTCGGTACGTGAACGGTATACGAGGCATAGTTACGGGCTATTTGGTGGCGTTTGACAAGCATTTCAACCTGATCCTTCGAGATGTCGAAGAAGTCTATTCGAAGCGAGCTGAACGAGGATTTGAGCAGTCCAATGCTGAAATGGAGTTGCGTCGTCGACGAACAAATCTTTACCGAGCAACGGATCATCTCGATTGGTGTAGTAGGCGTCGCTGTATGCGTCAAATTATGGTTCGGGGGGATAACGTCGTCATTGTTTACCGTGCAAAAGATGAGCGCTCTGCCTTGCACGAAAATTCAAG CCTTTTCCAAGGTGACCAACACGTCAGTGCGAATGATGCGCCTCAGTAA
- a CDS encoding predicted protein codes for MESEEIELTFRLDAFGRTADIPRPDEEQPVATMDYSSKTCMVNFVAPNTNDCHFLDELLLDCEVADNGLMPRTFWVPSATEDFSPRCTLESMARDVFTHHTSGCAYDPGTSGAEWWVQIRPSPEAGRYSMHDKPHKRIGDGEQKDMSETGISFHWDKDEDLRLHCGGTTYIHPHLSTVTYLTSIGAPTLAVNCRVNNFTGEWIVPGNNVSSEHVQMEGFLSWPKAGKHLSFDGRFLHAAPPDLMEDGAFEKQINYVTKEGLDALEVNRVRRRHRRVTFLVNIWLNYRPFDVQPFPESMINKMSGSVVEVGSLSFKKEGVIDAAILEVPAENVKDTDRKRFVWPLGDCGSGETIRMSIPAEGVQRQYNKAGSVQINWHDNDHVCLHKEGYQREDEGKRQRTN; via the coding sequence ATGGAATCCGAGGAGATAGAACTCACCTTTCGCTTGGATGCTTTTGGTCGGACGGCGGATATTCCCCGCCCCGATGAAGAGCAACCCGTCGCCACCATGGACTATTCATCCAAGACATGCATGGTAAACTTTGTCGCGCCAAATACCAACGATTGTCACTTTTTGGACGAGCTCTTGTTAGATTGCGAAGTTGCTGACAATGGATTGATGCCCCGAACCTTTTGGGTTCCGTCGGCGACTGAAGACTTTTCTCCACGCTGCACGCTCGAGAGTATGGCGCGGGATGTGTTTACGCATCACACCTCTGGGTGTGCCTACGATCCTGGAACTTCAGGTGCCGAGTGGTGGGTACAAATAAGACCATCGCCAGAAGCGGGACGCTACTCAATGCATGACAAACCCCACAAAAGAATTGGTGATGGCGAACAAAAAGACATGTCCGAAACGGGGATCTCGTTTCACTGGGACAAAGACGAAGATTTGCGGCTACACTGCGGCGGCACAACATACATTCATCCCCATTTATCGACAGTGACGTATTTGACATCTATTGGAGCTCCTACGCTGGCGGTGAACTGCCGGGTGAATAACTTTACCGGAGAATGGATCGTTCCCGGGAACAATGTTTCTTCTGAGCATGTCCAAATGGAAGGGTTTTTGAGTTGGCCAAAGGCCGGTAAACATCTCAGCTTTGACGGCCGGTTTCTGCATGCAGCTCCGCCAGATTTGATGGAAGACGGAGCTTTTGAAAAGCAGATTAACTACGTTACAAAAGAAGGGTTGGATGCTCTTGAAGTGAACAGAGTGCGCCGTCGGCATCGTCGAGTTACTTTTCTCGTCAACATATGGTTGAATTATCGTCCATTTGATGTGCAACCCTTCCCTGAGTCTATGATTAATAAAATGAGTGGAAGTGTTGTAGAAGTGGGATCGCTGTCCTTCAAGAAAGAGGGAGTCATCGATGCTGCAATTTTAGAAGTACCGGCGGAGAATGTTAAGGACACCGACAGGAAGCGATTTGTTTGGCCTCTAGGGGATTGTGGATCTGGGGAAACCATTCGAATGAGTATTCCTGCCGAAGGCGTGCAAAGGCAATACAACAAGGCAGGCAGTGTGCAGATAAATTGGCACGACAATGATCACGTTTGCCTTCATAAAGAAGGCTACCAGCGAGAAGATGAAGGAAAGCGTCAGAGAACAAATTAA
- a CDS encoding predicted protein: MPYPTGNPTNKHMISSPSMPADGTLQTSYGFSNTPDLFKALEDGAPSNLKRLGDVYSYADGPSPPLSRDFLVVGFADTALSVVRKLVGDDDDDTPPCLQKCLISSKRMDGSYAKSLRPKDMENSKAFSLFMRRLKKEGVVAIIAKDKYERFGILKPSESIHPEGELTADDFFGICYVGRVEPIKDFLAKGIRAVVDEAIVDESSVLWKPTGVMATNNGLWQPPGNNEDTGADPFSWKPPDGDTNGLSSGNDFEATFQNTWDTVESGVGNVLSTKRKRKDNEEHGGANNENDFHSNAGAAAADEFYSKLTRSLDTRAESRLFHMRSFNGWVKATQIQELDPRTKPDRGKAGGPMRVLDLACGKGGDLGKWVLHARGISNYVGSDVARGSLRDAAVRARQIRQKLKRCTFICADLGSDVPGRLKSPNSKYMQKLSMWSLQDESEHETGTPEFRMLRGGGIASNEKFDVISIQFAIHYMMQTKQRAQRFFETVSQLLEIGGNLIATTIDARVVIAHLMNLGLDLHFDESRNSTMDQEAIIEVGGGACRIQFEPKVVKRIFQSQADSSTCVDDLFGLEYSFTLVEGSDHAAGVGNAVNLPEWLTPIPALKCLAAEAGLELEYVQNFHEFFAIRNDPNTHTAAHSALYNMKVLNRNGSLSTEEWEISHLYCAVKFRKVSESTMKLDDIVEEAEEEDEIAPLRLKQIDPLVKAKLMPRAMREAKQNIGNEAWLKLSAEEKKHVVDVSIEKLVLECG; encoded by the coding sequence ATGCCATATCCGACGGGAAATCCAACCAACAAGCACATGATATCGAGCCCATCGATGCCAGCTGATGGTACATTGCAGACTTCCTATGGCTTTTCCAATACACCAGATCTTTTCAAGGCTCTCGAAGATGGGGCACCATCCAATTTAAAGCGACTTGGCGATGTGTACTCATATGCCGACGGTCCCAGTCCGCCTCTTAGTCGGGATTTTCTGGTTGTCGGGTTCGCCGATACAGCGTTGTCTGTCGTTCGCAAGCTGGtcggagacgacgacgacgacacacCGCCATGTCTACAAAAATGCTTGATTAGTTCAAAGCGTATGGATGGATCGTATGCAAAGAGTCTTCGACCCAAAGACATGGAGAATTCGAAAGCCTTTTCCCTCTTTATGAGGCGATTGAAGAAAGAAGGTGTCGTGGCAATAATTGCGAAGGACAAATACGAACGCTTCGGTATTTTAAAGCCGTCAGAGAGCATACATCCAGAAGGTGAACTTACAGCCGACGATTTTTTTGGCATTTGCTATGTTGGAAGGGTTGAGCCTATTAAAGATTTCCTCGCCAAAGGAATTCGCGCTGTTGTCGACGAAGCAATTGTTGACGAATCTAGCGTCCTTTGGAAACCTACTGGCGTGATGGCTACCAACAACGGATTGTGGCAACCTCCTGGAAATAACGAAGATACCGGGGCAGATCCATTCTCTTGGAAGCCACCTGATGGTGACACCAACGGTCTATCCTCGGGAAATGATTTTGAGGCCACGTTTCAAAATACCTGGGATACTGTAGAATCCGGAGTTGGCAATGTTCTGTCTACTAAAAGGAAACGGAAAGACAACGAGGAGCACGGAGGAGCTAATAACGAGAACGATTTCCACTCAAACGCGGGTGCAGCGGCAGCAGATGAGTTTTATTCCAAACTCACGCGTTCTTTGGACACGCGCGCCGAATCCCGCCTTTTCCACATGCGCTCCTTCAACGGATGGGTCAAAGCAACACAAATTCAAGAGTTGGATCCAAGAACTAAGCCTGATCGAGGTAAGGCGGGTGGTCCAATGCGGGTGTTAGATCTCGCGTGTGGGAAAGGCGGCGACTTGGGAAAGTGGGTATTGCACGCTCGCGGAATAAGCAATTACGTGGGAAGTGATGTGGCTCGAGGATCGCTGCGTGACGCCGCTGTCCGAGCTCGTCAAATACGTCAAAAGCTAAAGCGATGTACATTTATTTGTGCAGACTTGGGGTCTGATGTTCCTGGGAGGCTCAAATCGCCGAATTCCAAATACATGCAAAAACTGTCAATGTGGTCGCTCCAAGACGAATCAGAGCATGAAACTGGAACACCAGAGTTTAGGATGCTCCGAGGTGGGGGAATAGCTTCGAATGAGAAGTTCGATGTCATTTCTATTCAATTTGCCATCCACTACATGATGCAGACAAAACAGCGAGCTCAAAGGTTCTTTGAAACTGTCAGCCAGCTTCTTGAAATTGGAGGGAACCTGATTGCTACGACAATTGATGCTCGGGTCGTTATAGCCCACTTGATGAATCTCGGTCTTGACCTACATTTTGACGAAAGCAGAAATAGCACAATGGATCAAGAAGCTATCATTGAAGTGGGTGGTGGGGCTTGCCGTATCCAGTTCGAACCCAAAGTAGTGAAACGAATTTTTCAATCGCAAGCAGATAGCTCAACTTGCGTGGATGATCTTTTCGGCTTAGAATATTCATTCACTTTGGTGGAAGGCTCTGATCATGCTGCGGGAGTAGGGAACGCTGTGAATTTGCCAGAATGGTTGACACCCATACCAGCACTCAAGTGCTTGGCTGCTGAAGCTGGGCTTGAACTGGAATATGTTCAGAATTTTCATGAGTTCTTCGCTATTCGAAACGACCCAAATACTCATACAGCTGCACATAGTGCATTGTACAATATGAAAGTTCTGAATCGAAATGGATCTTTGTCGACGGAAGAGTGGGAGATCAGTCACCTTTACTGCGCTGTAAAGTTTCGCAAGGTTAGTGAATCGACAATGAAACTGGACGACATCGTCGAAGAGGctgaagaggaagacgaaattgCACCTTTGAGATTAAAGCAGATCGATCCTTTGGTCAAAGCAAAGCTAATGCCTAGAGCTATGAGAGAAGCAAAGCAGAATATCGGAAACGAGGCATGGCTAAAACTTTCTGCagaagaaaagaaacatGTTGTTGATGTCTCCATAGAAAAGCTGGTACTTGAATGTGGATAA
- a CDS encoding predicted protein has protein sequence MGLFYARLGPLLATLSISYVDAFHIANTFPKLSFSTQSKHRYMPMLLATMSNSDNKKPLSAANRERREEDKRRKDRTGDVIIGKTSAKVGETDYALDVAATEQEWLRQATNVEREIFLQTEKGLKLLKMFQLEEALESFDRVFELKPDAYLWQAGIVKYYLGDLKGAADIFARNAQLYESRFFDPASEERIWRHACEIKLLSQFSKKERKQALGDKNSSIGLTQIPQRDQETEFLQSESRKAIRITRELFEATVEKNYSNTILSRAKLRSIGGAFEQEPRIDVKMWKLNSWFYLGLHYDALGEIEESKKCMKMALRLSPSGNGSDLIHTLPMLHMSQRDWFDEDGDFEADLFNSSVNHGRLGSSNQVNKLKDVKVGVGKVDADPVLVDSIKESLSKLRLTELQDALRLRGVRASLMDDAGLLP, from the exons ATGGGATTATTCTACGCGAGGCTTGGTCCCTTACTTGCTACACTCAGCATTTCTTATGTAGATGCATTTCATATCGCAAACACTTTTCCGaaactttccttttcaacCCAGAGCAAGCACAGATACATGCCCATGCTCTTGGCGACAATGTCCAACAGCGACAACAAGAAGCCTTTGAGCGCTGCTAATAGGGAAAGGCGGGAGGAAGACAAACGACGGAAAGATCGTACAGGCGACGTGATTATAGGAAAAACTTCTGCGAAAGTGGGTGAGACAGACTACGCCCTCGATGTAGCGGCAACGGAGCAGGAGTGGCTGCGACAAGCAACAAATGTTGAGAGAGAAATTTTTCTGCAGACCGAGAAAGGACTGAAGCTGCTCAAGATGTTCCAACTAGAAGAAGCCCTGGAGTCATTTGATCGGGTTTTCGAGCTCAAGCCAGATGCGTACCTTTGGCAAGCTGGGATCGTCAAGTACTACCTGGGAGATTTGAAGGGCGCGGCTGATATTTTTGCTCGGAATGCTCAACTCTACGAATCCCGGTTTTTTGATCCAGCAAGCGAAGAGCGCATATGGCGACATGCATGTGAAATAAAGCTTCTGAGTCAGTTTAGTAAAAAAGAGAGAAAGCAGGCATTGGGTGATAAGAATTCATCCATTGGATTGACACAGATACCTCAAAGAGACCAAGAAACAGAATTTCTACAGTCAGAGTCGCGTAAGGCTATTCGGATAACTCGTGAGCTTTTTGAGGCCACTGTGGAGAAAAATTACTCGAATACTATACTGTCTCGTGCAAAACTACGATCTATCGGCGGTGCTTTCGAGCAAGAACCACGAATCGACGTAAAGATGTGGAAACTTAACTCCTGGTTCTATCTCGGATTACACTATGACGCTCTGGGTGAGATTGAGGAAAGCAAAAAATGTATGAAGATGGCCCTTCGTTTGTCGCCTTCTGGGAATGGTAGTGATTTAATTCACACGCTACCGATGTTGCACATGTCACAAAGAGACTGGTTTGACGAGGACGGCGACTTTGAGGCGGACCTGTTCAACAGTAGCGTGAATCACGGTCGGTTAGGATCATCCAATCAGGTCAACAAGCTAAAAGATGTAAAGGTAGGAGTCGGCAAAGTAGATGCCGACCCGGTTCTTGTGGATTCGATCAAGGAAAGCTTATCAAAGCTGAGACTCACGGAATTGCAAGACGCTTTGCGGCTTCGTGGAGTTCGTGCT TCGCTGATGGATGACGCAGGCCTACTGCCATAA
- a CDS encoding predicted protein, translating into MDAHAEALRSDPYTSNGTFSATNRPGCYELLSRMWIRATDGLVADRSKGDEWFGRLWKLHTETTRFYHTAVHLEEMLHFFRVLEERGCMSGVSETERQAILLSIFFHDAIYESRSSSNEENSAQLFQEFCRDTKSPDAVVNTLVDEFILATKTHMTSDNHTVALATFLDLDMAVLGKHLESYISYASMIRREYDFIPHDTYCQKRADVLEAFMGNRVFGTKVMYDAFEERAKENVRYEVDLLRAGSIPKKLVSVMFI; encoded by the coding sequence ATGGACGCTCATGCAGAGGCGCTGCGTTCGGACCCGTATACCAGCAATGGAACTTTCTCCGCAACGAATCGACCGGGCTGCTACGAGTTGCTGAGTCGGATGTGGATTCGAGCAACAGATGGTCTTGTTGCCGACCGCTCGAAAGGGGATGAATGGTTTGGTCGTCTTTGGAAATTGCATACGGAAACAACACGCTTTTATCATACAGCGGTGCATCTGGAAGAAATGCTTCACTTTTTTCGAGTGCTCGAGGAAAGGGGTTGTATGAGCGGTGTCTCGGAAACAGAACGACAAGCAATTTTGCTCAGTATTTTCTTTCACGATGCGATCTACGAAAGCCGTTCTAGTTCCAACGAAGAAAATAGCGCCCAGCTCTTCCAAGAGTTCTGTCGGGACACCAAATCGCCGGACGCGGTGGTAAACACTCTAGTTGACGAATTCATTTTGGCCACCAAAACACACATGACATCCGACAATCATACTGTTGCTTTGGCTACTTTCCTGGATCTCGATATGGCGGTTCTGGGTAAACACCTCGAGTCTTACATATCGTATGCATCAATGATTCGAAGAGAGTACGATTTTATTCCCCATGATACATACTGCCAAAAAAGAGCGGATGTTTTGGAGGCGTTTATGGGGAATAGAGTATTTGGTACCAAAGTCATGTACGATGCTTTTGAGGAAAGGGCAAAGGAAAATGTTCGATACGAAGTGGACCTTTTACGAGCTGGAAGCATACCAAAAAAACTTGTTAGCGTTATGTTCATATAG
- a CDS encoding predicted protein produces the protein MTGVFQSGMLLMLLLAILASLLQTSDASKTRLTWINGIGYSELHMQEGQEEISKFFGGKPVMYCHNPTGMANEDDMIGYVTDLTQAGAQKLGRITAEVKTLVQHLKDSVAAVGKNGKVIHIAHSQGVLITYLATKQLTAVEMGQIEVLAFGGAAALLKTPRTPFHRCVNYYSVNDPLLLLVPEAARALRTGFVGNNEFCFLAPRIGDPVQDHHLLNPTYAQALKWEGLRFQRSYQTVIYRTTRHLYLLLIAVWQAVTARLHELFKSVVRPYVLWSITCYLRAQSIWEIWTAVLYTKLIKPIILIAALLWEWFRETIRLLRGEDRFTPVSVELLETK, from the coding sequence ATGACCGGGGTCTTCCAAAGTGGTATGCTGCTGATGCTTCTTTTGGCAATACTAGCAAGTCTGCTCCAAACCTCGGATGCTAGCAAAACAAGGCTGACCTGGATCAATGGCATCGGCTACAGTGAGTTGCACATGCAGGAAGGACAGGAGGAAATTTCGAAATTTTTCGGGGGAAAGCCAGTCATGTACTGCCATAATCCCACGGGAATGGCGAATGAAGACGACATGATAGGATATGTCACCGACTTGACACAAGCCGGGGCACAAAAGCTTGGTCGAATAACCGCGGAAGTCAAAACTCTCGTCCAACACTTGAAGGATTCAGTGGCTGCAGTGGGCAAGAACGGCAAAGTCATTCATATTGCGCATTCACAGGGTGTTCTTATAACGTATCTAGCAACCAAGCAATTGACGGCTGTGGAAATGGGGCAAATTGAAGTCTTGGCATTTGGCGGAGCCGCCGCTTTGCTAAAGACACCCCGGACACCTTTCCACCGTTGCGTTAATTACTATTCTGTCAACGATCCTCTATTGTTGCTCGTTCCAGAAGCAGCCCGGGCACTTCGAACCGGTTTTGTGGGCAACAACGAGTTCTGCTTCCTTGCACCCCGGATTGGCGACCCAGTTCAGGACCACCATTTGCTAAATCCTACGTACGCGCAAGCCTTAAAATGGGAAGGCCTTCGATTCCAACGAAGCTACCAAACGGTTATCTATCGTACTACTCGTCACCTCTACCTTCTTCTTATTGCTGTTTGGCAGGCGGTGACTGCTCGGCTTCACGAGCTTTTCAAATCGGTTGTCCGTCCGTACGTGCTCTGGTCTATCACATGTTATTTAAGGGCGCAATCAATTTGGGAAATATGGACCGCAGTGCTGTACACCAAACTAATAAAGCCGATCATTTTGATTGCCGCTCTGCTTTGGGAATGGTTTCGGGAAACAATTCGGCTTTTGCGCGGAGAGGATCGATTCACGCCGGTATCTGTGGAACTGTTGGAGACAAAGTGA
- a CDS encoding helicase_1 (ATP-dependent helicase. Highly closed to the Thalassiosira protein thaps1 129208.): MNSASTRQLQNLRRFLARPSSCRKRQHNTAVAYVPKRVKNQSIHDSLSRESAAVTSCRRLHAPGSTDHNPGESATQPDELPNFDDLVDLDPILKSILKENGLQRMTEIQAKTWDASVGGNDVIGRARTGTGKTLAFLLPSMERLLRNKHSGNQIRALIISPTRELARQIGEQAQMLVHGYKRTHSSQVMYGGASRERDVRDLERRIPSILTATPGRLIDHLNSTQVKSKPFGNYLSDVDVLVLDEMDRLLGMGFCDDIVEILQYLPQNRQTLLFSATSPPEVRRMIDQCVKPNHTVVDCMQEGDPSTYTNTIVGQRHVVLPPDRIVSGVLQIVQLLMMDPDYKILVFFPTTAQVTYYSQLFNRGIGLPVLSIHSKMSQSLRTNNSDRFRFASRAVLFTSDISARGVDYPDVTHVIQVGAASDSETYIHRLGRTGRAGKKGQGLLILTSDEIDFLN; the protein is encoded by the coding sequence ATGAACTCTGCGAGCACACGGCAACTGCAGAATCTGAGACGCTTCTTGGCTCGGCCATCATCCTGTCGGAAGCGACAGCACAATACCGCCGTTGCATATGTTCCAAAGAGGGTGAAAAATCAGAGCATTCATGATTCACTTTCAAGGGAGAGTGCAGCCGTGACATCCTGCAGACGGCTGCATGCGCCGGGAAGCACCGATCACAACCCAGGTGAATCCGCGACCCAACCGGATGAATTGCCGAACTTTGATGATCTGGTTGATCTGGACCCTATACTCAAAAGCATTCTAAAAGAAAACGGACTGCAACGAATGACTGAAATCCAGGCCAAAACATGGGATGCTTCGGTAGGTGGAAATGATGTTATTGGTCGCGCGAGAACAGGGACCGGGAAAACACTCGCATTCTTGCTCCCGTCCATGGAGAGGCTACTACGCAACAAACATTCCGGGAACCAGATCCGAGCCTTAATCATCTCCCCGACGCGCGAACTCGCTCGTCAAATCGGTGAACAGGCCCAAATGCTGGTGCATGGATATAAAAGAACACATTCTAGCCAAGTCATGTACGGTGGAGCTTCCAGGGAGCGGGATGTCCGAGATTTGGAACGTAGAATTCCTTCAATTTTGACTGCGACTCCGGGTCGTCTTATCGATCATTTGAACTCTACACAAGTAAAATCGAAGCCCTTTGGAAATTACCTTTCGGATGTTGACGTGCTTGTCCTAGATGAAATGGACCGGCTACTCGGTATGGGATTCTGCGACGACATTGTAGAGATTCTTCAATACTTGCCTCAGAATCGACAAACTCTGCTATTCTCAGCTACATCTCCACCGGAAGTTCGACGCATGATTGACCAATGCGTTAAACCGAATCATACAGTTGTGGATTGTATGCAAGAAGGCGATCCTTCTACGTATACGAATACAATAGTGGGTCAAAGACACGTCGTTTTACCGCCAGATCGGATTGTGTCGGGAGTTTTGCAAATAGTTCAGCTCCTGATGATGGATCCGGATTACAAAATTCTTGTtttctttccaacgacaGCACAAGTCACTTATTATTCCCAGCTTTTCAATCGCGGCATCGGGCTCCCAGTTTTAAGTATTCATTCCAAAATGAGCCAGTCACTACGAACGAACAACAGCGATCGATTTCGATTTGCTAGCCGTGCTGTTTTGTTCACCAGCGATATCAGTGCCCGTGGTGTGGACTATCCCGATGTGACACATGTGATCCAAGTTGGGGCAGCTAGTGATAGCGAAACCTACATTCATCGCTTGGGTCGAACCGGCCGCGCTGGTAAGAAAGGACAAGgtcttttgattttgacgaGTGACGAGATCGACTTTTTGAAC
- a CDS encoding predicted protein, whose translation MPISENNGGLGKATFFVWMVCLQQTNIAAPTASAFTIPFRVSHRLAGSVSHHHEAPAPHYLSHRQCVSRNCLFLSSEGTASSADNEVKNWTVRVRLRQATGFSLTAIRATLRTATGISLTTVYAGTVAATGAWIRQSMRLVLSIFPAWMRYFVQPFLILYYVPLFILRNLTGPTRKRALASHELVLVGWKRAIEEANRTTADWPVHLNPDGYIEKESADVDLNKAVADSVELSVNDEKN comes from the coding sequence ATGCCAATTTCAGAGAATAACGGCGGGCTGGGAAAGGCTACCTTCTTCGTTTGGATGGTTTGCTTACAGCAAACGAATATAGCGGCTCCGACGGCGTCAGCTTTTACAATCCCCTTTCGTGTTTCACATCGGCTGGCTGGCAGCGTGTCGCACCACCACGAAGCTCCAGCGCCGCACTATCTAAGCCACCGACAATGCGTATCGAGAAACTGCCTTTTCCTGTCTTCGGAAGGGACTGCGTCGTCGGCGGACAATGAGGTCAAGAATTGGACTGTCAGGGTTCGGCTACGCCAAGCCACTGGATTTTCTCTCACCGCAATCCGAGCTACACTCCGTACTGCGACAGGTATTTCCTTGACTACCGTTTATGCTGGAACAGTGGCAGCAACAGGTGCTTGGATTCGCCAGTCAATGCGGTTGGTTTTATCGATATTTCCAGCGTGGATGCGTTACTTTGTCCAGCCTTTTTTGATCCTGTACTACGTGCCGTTGTTTATTTTACGAAATCTGACTGGTCCGACACGAAAACGCGCTCTGGCATCACATGAGTTGGTTTTAGTGGGCTGGAAACGTGCTATTGAAGAAGCAAATCGCACAACCGCAGACTGGCCAGTGCACTTGAACCCCGACGGCTATATTGAGAAGGAATCTGCCGACGTTGACTTGAATAAAGCCGTTGCCGACTCCGTCGAACTGTCGGTCAATGATGAAAAGAATTAA
- a CDS encoding predicted protein, producing MAALPNARRGFSILSLIIFLVAHQGHGFQKASIKRLHHLAVESPFRTVRFADSVPDRVHAQKSSLPSWSATRSKRTLAMPLIIRQATSASDDEPMASLRAGIQKQLLRPFRKAKKVVKSMFGRSSEDFNKTVETLKNESTRKSEAVETDVVPKAQAVAMEMAKVVKEMASSIQIGQRSAVAAPSVDFSGHWNIEVTDEFKEHYDRYLRMLGQPSLVRSIALSIVALTTEEIIQKKQGRDLTIRGRNVRGVWERTMRSSCADEKIRLPVVTADGEEAEVEAWWEKNGSMHVSWMRGVQKYGGGDFESKRYIDDYGQALVCESTFHPSDATREKVQIKWRFRKGDGKEWNSM from the coding sequence ATGGCAGCTTTACCCAATGCACGCCGAGGCTTCAGCATACTTTCACTGATCATATTTTTGGTCGCGCACCAAGGTCACGGCTTTCAAAAAGCCAGTATCAAAAGGCTTCATCACCTCGCAGTTGAATCTCCTTTCCGGACGGTACGATTCGCAGATTCAGTCCCAGATCGAGTACATGCTCAGAAATCTTCCTTACCTTCGTGGAGTGCCACGAGGTCAAAAAGAACGCTTGCTATGCCATTAATAATTCGTCAGGCAACGAGTGCGTCTGATGATGAACCAATGGCCTCTCTTCGTGCTGGCATTCAAAAGCAGCTACTTCGCCCTTTTCGGAAGGCCAAAAAGGTTGTAAAATCAATGTTTGGTCGCAGTTCTGAGGATTTTAACAAAACAGTCGAAACTCTAAAAAATGAATCCACTCGTAAATCGGAAGCTGTCGAAACGGACGTTGTTCCCAAAGCTCAAGCGGTTGCTATGGAGATGGCCAAGGTGGTTAAGGAAATGGCATCGTCGATACAGATAGGCCAACGGTCGGCAGTCGCTGCCCCAAGCGTCGACTTTTCTGGTCACTGGAACATTGAAGTTACAGACGAGTTTAAAGAACACTATGATAGGTACTTGAGAATGCTAGGACAACCCTCGCTAGTCCGCTCCATTGCACTTTCAATTGTCGCTTTGACCACTGAAGAAATTATTCAGAAGAAACAAGGGCGAGATCTCACCATTCGAGGACGAAACGTTCGTGGCGTCTGGGAGCGCACAATGAGGTCATCATGCGCTGATGAAAAGATTCGCTTACCAGTAGTTACGGCCGATGGAGAAGAAGCTGAAGTGGAAGCCTGGTGGGAGAAGAATGGAAGTATGCACGTATCGTGGATGCGTGGTGTGCAAAAGTATGGCGGAGGTGATTTCGAAAGTAAACGGTATATAGATGATTATGGCCAGGCGCTTGTTTGTGAATCGACTTTTCATCCTAGCGACGCTACTCGAGAAAAAGTACAAATTAAATGGCGATTCAGGAAAGGAGACGGGAAAGAATGGAACAGCATGTAA